One segment of Terriglobales bacterium DNA contains the following:
- the dapF gene encoding diaminopimelate epimerase, with amino-acid sequence MPSTPFTKAHACGNDFLLIEGKHAPKDLKEFAVRICDRHTGVGADGLEWIFSDPKADARARLFNADGSEAEISGNGTRCVAAYLVAQKKREHVSIRTGAGIKTCKLIAQDGHHFEFETAMGEPQVGDPFSIKLAFGEQVGVPVSMGNPHFVLFVDEFAPGWQAEASEIEHHHDFKFGTNVELVRIANKGEIDIVIFERGVGETRSSGTGSCASAVAAIAAGRAQSPLLVKSPGGAQIVRWEGEVFLTGPAEIVAKGEFFGE; translated from the coding sequence ATGCCCTCAACTCCGTTCACCAAAGCCCACGCCTGCGGCAACGACTTCCTTCTCATCGAGGGCAAACATGCCCCCAAGGACCTGAAGGAATTTGCGGTAAGGATCTGCGACCGCCACACCGGCGTCGGCGCCGACGGCCTGGAGTGGATTTTTTCCGATCCCAAGGCTGACGCGCGCGCCCGTCTCTTCAATGCCGACGGCTCGGAGGCGGAAATCTCCGGCAACGGCACCCGATGCGTGGCTGCCTACCTGGTGGCGCAGAAAAAGCGCGAGCATGTAAGCATCCGCACCGGCGCCGGGATCAAGACTTGCAAGCTCATTGCGCAGGACGGCCATCATTTCGAATTCGAAACCGCGATGGGCGAGCCGCAGGTGGGCGACCCGTTCTCTATCAAGCTGGCATTCGGCGAGCAGGTTGGTGTTCCGGTCTCGATGGGCAATCCGCATTTCGTCCTGTTCGTGGATGAATTTGCTCCCGGGTGGCAGGCGGAGGCGAGTGAAATCGAACACCATCACGACTTCAAGTTCGGCACGAACGTTGAGCTGGTGCGCATTGCAAACAAGGGTGAAATTGACATCGTAATTTTTGAGCGCGGGGTCGGAGAAACCCGCTCCTCGGGCACCGGATCGTGCGCTTCGGCGGTGGCCGCGATTGCCGCCGGACGGGCGCAGTCGCCGCTGCTGGTGAAGTCTCCCGGCGGGGCCCAGATCGTCCGCTGGGAGGGCGAAGTTTTTCTTACCGGCCCGGCAGAGATCGTGGCCAAGGGTGAATTTTTTGGCGAATAA
- the mpl gene encoding UDP-N-acetylmuramate:L-alanyl-gamma-D-glutamyl-meso-diaminopimelate ligase, with protein MTNPKHIHLIGICGTAMASLAGMLKQRGYDVRGSDAAVYPPMSDFLAGLEIPVAQPYAAQNLDPRPDLVIVGNAISRGNPELERLLNDRIPFQSMAQVLYEEFLRGHQVITIAGTHGKTTTTSMLAWIFEAAGRRPSFVIGGIAENFGASFKLDDGPHFIIEGDEYDTAFFDKGPKFLHYFPDAVVLTSVEFDHADIYKDLDSVKTAFKRLVNLVPQRGRVLAWDGQPEVDECVARAFCPVERYGFGANSQWRIANVRYESGRTRWSVQRDGRPWADLEFTLAGEYNVLNATAAAAMAASCGIEVSQIADALRAFQSVKRRLEVKAEIGGVTIIDDFAHHPTAISGTLKALRTRYPGSRLWAVLEPRSNTLRRNVFHEALSQSLALADEVIVAGIFKSEAIPAAERLDLEEVIMEVRRRGKPARQLPDADAIVEAITPELRPGDVVAILSNGGFGGIYEKLPRSLKNREVSAKA; from the coding sequence ATGACCAATCCCAAGCACATTCACCTGATCGGCATCTGCGGCACCGCGATGGCGTCGCTGGCGGGCATGCTCAAGCAGCGCGGCTACGACGTTCGCGGCTCCGACGCCGCCGTCTATCCTCCCATGTCGGATTTCCTGGCCGGGCTGGAGATTCCCGTCGCGCAGCCCTACGCCGCGCAGAACCTCGATCCGCGGCCCGACCTGGTGATTGTCGGCAATGCCATCTCTCGCGGAAACCCGGAGCTGGAGCGGCTTTTGAACGACCGCATTCCGTTCCAGTCGATGGCGCAAGTGCTCTACGAGGAGTTCCTTCGCGGCCACCAGGTGATCACCATCGCCGGCACCCACGGCAAGACGACGACCACCTCGATGCTGGCGTGGATCTTCGAGGCGGCGGGACGGCGGCCCTCGTTCGTCATTGGCGGAATCGCGGAGAACTTTGGCGCCAGTTTCAAGCTCGACGACGGCCCTCACTTCATCATCGAGGGCGACGAGTACGACACCGCTTTCTTCGATAAGGGCCCGAAATTCCTGCACTATTTTCCCGACGCGGTCGTGCTCACCTCAGTCGAATTCGATCACGCCGACATTTATAAGGACCTCGATTCGGTCAAGACAGCGTTCAAGCGCCTGGTGAACCTGGTGCCGCAGCGCGGGCGCGTGCTTGCCTGGGACGGCCAACCCGAGGTGGACGAATGCGTGGCGCGCGCTTTTTGCCCGGTCGAGCGCTACGGCTTCGGCGCGAATTCCCAGTGGCGGATCGCAAATGTCCGCTACGAATCCGGCCGCACGCGCTGGTCGGTGCAGCGTGACGGACGCCCGTGGGCGGATTTGGAATTCACCCTGGCCGGCGAGTACAACGTGCTCAACGCCACTGCCGCGGCAGCGATGGCGGCCTCCTGCGGCATCGAGGTCTCCCAGATTGCCGACGCCCTGCGCGCGTTCCAAAGCGTGAAGCGACGCCTGGAGGTGAAGGCGGAAATCGGCGGAGTCACCATCATCGACGACTTTGCGCACCATCCCACCGCCATCTCCGGAACCCTGAAAGCGCTGCGCACGCGCTATCCGGGGAGCCGGCTTTGGGCGGTGTTGGAACCGCGTTCGAATACCCTGCGCCGCAATGTCTTCCATGAAGCGCTGTCGCAGAGCCTCGCACTGGCCGATGAAGTCATCGTGGCCGGCATCTTCAAGTCCGAAGCGATTCCGGCCGCGGAGCGGCTTGACCTCGAGGAAGTAATCATGGAAGTGCGCCGCCGCGGCAAACCGGCGCGTCAACTTCCCGATGCCGATGCCATCGTCGAGGCCATTACGCCCGAGTTGCGTCCCGGCGACGTGGTGGCGATTCTTTCCAATGGCGGCTTTGGCGGCATCTATGAGAAGCTTCCGCGTTCGCTGAAGAACCGCGAGGTCTCCGCGAAAGCGTGA
- a CDS encoding PDZ domain-containing protein, with product MQIEVPREFSRELQLPVWNALYQVRDFSQHVQHTSAHEKFHNPLPITAVDKTTWRVGGEDSFTFEYDIVANTPGPFGAEVNEQHAFLNLAEVCVYVVGAKDRSLSVSFTGFPPNWKIATPLMDHAVKMTGAAGIELQARNYDRLVDSPVEFGEFDEIEIEDGGVQYRIVVDANTADYDLRAIAAMDRKLAATEIEWMQDRPIDHYLFIYHFPRRPIGGGMEHAYSTAISAPAERVKNDPLSLADVTAHEFFHLWNVKRIRPQSLEPVDYTKEQYTRALWFSEGVTSTVADYMRVRAGYLDQNGFLTELANDIRILESRPARLTQSVEESSLDAWLEKYPPYDLPERSISYYNKGEILGMLLDLEMRESSAGRKSLRDLFLWMNQRYAKQGKFFPDSRGVQEAAEAVTGRDFGDFFTRYVAGVDPIPYNRFFATVGLRLDKQTITVPDPGFRTQRRQSAVAVVVVVNPGSEAEKAGLRAGDVIQQVNGQPASAVPEDDVARLRIGDTVDLRVSAAAGPRKIKFKLAGAPVENYSIAERDDVTPAQRARRAAWIRGDSE from the coding sequence GTGCAGATCGAAGTCCCACGGGAGTTTTCGCGAGAACTGCAACTGCCGGTGTGGAATGCGCTTTACCAGGTGCGGGACTTCTCGCAACACGTACAGCACACATCCGCTCATGAGAAGTTTCATAACCCACTGCCAATCACCGCTGTGGACAAAACGACGTGGCGGGTTGGCGGCGAAGACTCATTCACCTTCGAATACGACATCGTCGCTAACACTCCGGGTCCGTTCGGCGCGGAAGTCAATGAGCAGCACGCGTTCCTGAATCTCGCCGAAGTTTGCGTTTATGTCGTCGGCGCCAAGGACCGATCATTGTCGGTTTCGTTTACCGGCTTTCCGCCGAATTGGAAGATTGCGACGCCGCTGATGGACCACGCCGTCAAAATGACGGGCGCCGCCGGCATCGAACTGCAGGCCCGCAACTACGATCGTCTTGTGGACTCTCCCGTGGAATTTGGGGAATTTGACGAGATCGAGATCGAAGATGGCGGCGTGCAGTATCGTATCGTCGTGGACGCGAACACTGCTGATTACGATCTTCGCGCCATCGCGGCCATGGACCGCAAGCTCGCCGCGACCGAAATCGAATGGATGCAGGACCGGCCCATCGATCATTACCTCTTCATCTACCACTTTCCCCGCCGCCCCATCGGCGGCGGCATGGAACATGCTTACTCGACCGCAATTTCCGCCCCCGCCGAGCGCGTCAAGAACGACCCGCTTTCCCTTGCCGACGTGACCGCGCACGAGTTCTTTCACCTGTGGAACGTCAAGCGCATCCGCCCGCAGTCGCTCGAGCCGGTGGACTACACCAAAGAGCAGTACACGCGGGCGCTGTGGTTCAGCGAGGGCGTTACCTCCACCGTTGCCGATTACATGCGGGTCCGCGCCGGGTATCTCGACCAGAACGGGTTTCTTACCGAACTCGCCAACGACATTCGCATCCTGGAATCGCGGCCCGCGCGCCTGACGCAGTCGGTGGAAGAATCCAGCCTGGATGCCTGGCTGGAGAAATACCCGCCCTACGATTTGCCGGAGCGCTCGATTTCCTACTACAACAAGGGCGAAATTCTCGGCATGCTGCTCGACCTCGAAATGCGCGAGTCCAGCGCCGGCAGGAAATCATTGCGCGATCTTTTTCTCTGGATGAACCAGCGCTACGCCAAGCAAGGCAAGTTTTTTCCCGATTCGCGCGGGGTCCAGGAAGCGGCGGAAGCTGTCACCGGCAGGGACTTCGGAGACTTTTTCACCCGCTACGTCGCCGGGGTTGATCCGATTCCTTACAACCGGTTCTTCGCCACCGTCGGCTTGCGTCTTGACAAGCAAACCATAACGGTGCCGGATCCGGGTTTTCGCACCCAGCGCCGGCAATCCGCTGTCGCCGTCGTTGTTGTCGTGAACCCGGGCAGCGAAGCGGAGAAAGCGGGCTTGCGCGCGGGAGACGTCATTCAGCAGGTCAACGGCCAGCCCGCCAGCGCAGTGCCGGAAGATGATGTAGCGCGGTTACGCATCGGCGACACCGTGGACCTGCGGGTCTCCGCCGCGGCCGGACCACGCAAAATCAAGTTCAAGCTAGCCGGCGCGCCGGTGGAGAATTATTCGATCGCCGAGCGCGACGACGTTACGCCTGCGCAGCGCGCCCGCCGTGCCGCCTGGATCCGCGGCGACTCCGAATAA
- a CDS encoding LD-carboxypeptidase has protein sequence MPSVTKPRPAPPLLKPPALRPGDRVGVIAPASYFKRELFDQGIAALRRKGYEPVFLDTIFDRDLYFAGSAERRARELEQMFSRDDVRALVCVRGGYGANYLLPHIDCDLIRKHPKIFCGYSDITCLLTWFHDAAGLVTFHGPMITGDFVRQHGINEMSWLAATGGNADWELASHQLFGFNAMIPGFGEGVLYGGCLSILVASLGTPYEAQTEGKLLFLEDIGAKPYQIDRMLMQLKYAGKFRDVKGIVLGEMMDCIQSPEQPYTLQEVVERIVGELNVPVAYGLRSGHVSRENATLPFGVRARLTVTTETVRLEFLESAVAKAHDLK, from the coding sequence ATGCCCTCCGTTACCAAGCCGCGCCCGGCTCCTCCGTTGCTCAAGCCCCCGGCACTTCGTCCCGGCGACCGCGTGGGTGTCATCGCGCCGGCCAGCTACTTCAAGCGCGAGTTATTCGACCAGGGCATTGCGGCGTTGCGGCGGAAGGGATACGAACCAGTATTCCTCGATACCATCTTTGATCGCGATCTCTACTTCGCCGGCTCGGCCGAGCGCCGTGCGCGCGAGTTAGAGCAGATGTTCTCCCGCGACGATGTTCGCGCCCTCGTATGCGTGCGCGGAGGCTACGGCGCCAACTATCTGCTGCCCCACATCGATTGCGATCTCATTCGCAAGCATCCCAAGATTTTTTGCGGTTATAGCGACATTACCTGCCTGCTCACCTGGTTCCACGATGCCGCCGGCCTGGTGACGTTTCACGGTCCCATGATCACCGGCGATTTCGTGCGCCAGCACGGCATCAACGAAATGTCGTGGCTGGCGGCCACGGGCGGAAACGCGGACTGGGAGCTGGCTTCGCACCAGTTGTTCGGTTTCAACGCGATGATTCCCGGCTTTGGCGAAGGCGTGCTCTATGGCGGGTGCCTCTCCATACTGGTAGCGTCGCTGGGCACGCCTTACGAAGCGCAGACCGAAGGCAAGCTCCTGTTCCTGGAGGACATCGGCGCCAAGCCCTACCAGATCGACCGCATGCTGATGCAGTTGAAGTATGCCGGAAAATTTCGCGACGTGAAGGGCATCGTGCTGGGCGAAATGATGGACTGCATCCAGTCTCCCGAGCAGCCCTACACGCTGCAGGAGGTAGTCGAGAGGATTGTTGGCGAGCTGAATGTCCCCGTCGCTTATGGCTTGAGGTCGGGACACGTATCGCGGGAAAATGCCACGCTGCCGTTTGGGGTGCGAGCGCGATTGACGGTGACGACGGAAACCGTCCGCTTGGAATTCCTGGAGAGTGCGGTGGCGAAGGCGCACGACCTGAAGTAG
- a CDS encoding lysophospholipid acyltransferase family protein, producing the protein MRTLLTLAWWTAMTPITGLLTLPYALLTGNSNFLYVMGMWVVRVGVRLSGVRVQLIGRERLDPKQTYIFMSNHVSNLDPPLLIPLLPNRTSVLVKKELFRIPILGFAMRVAHLVPVDRRDRDSAIASMRTAAEVIRSGLSMTVFPEGTRSLDGRLLPLKKGPFYLAMESGCPIVPVTLLGSHEILPKGKMLISPKKADAKIVFHDPISPKDFQDRDALIAAVRESISSSLPLDRQ; encoded by the coding sequence ATGCGCACCTTGCTCACCCTCGCCTGGTGGACCGCGATGACTCCCATCACCGGGCTGCTCACGCTCCCCTACGCGCTGCTGACCGGCAACAGCAATTTTCTGTACGTGATGGGCATGTGGGTGGTGAGGGTGGGCGTCAGGCTTTCAGGCGTGCGGGTTCAGTTGATTGGGCGGGAGCGCCTCGACCCCAAGCAGACCTACATTTTCATGTCGAATCACGTCTCTAATCTCGATCCACCGCTTCTCATACCGCTGTTGCCCAACCGCACCTCGGTGCTGGTAAAGAAGGAATTGTTCCGCATCCCGATACTTGGCTTTGCCATGCGTGTCGCCCACCTGGTCCCGGTGGACCGCCGTGACCGCGATTCTGCCATTGCCAGCATGCGCACCGCCGCCGAGGTCATCCGCTCCGGACTCAGCATGACCGTCTTTCCCGAGGGCACGCGCTCCCTCGACGGCCGCCTGTTGCCGCTGAAGAAAGGGCCGTTCTATCTCGCCATGGAGTCGGGCTGCCCGATCGTCCCGGTGACGCTGCTCGGCTCCCACGAAATTTTGCCGAAAGGGAAGATGCTTATCTCGCCCAAAAAGGCAGACGCGAAGATCGTCTTCCACGATCCCATTTCGCCCAAGGATTTTCAGGACCGCGACGCCCTGATCGCCGCAGTTCGTGAGTCCATCAGCAGTTCGCTCCCCCTCGATCGCCAGTGA